In Alosa sapidissima isolate fAloSap1 chromosome 11, fAloSap1.pri, whole genome shotgun sequence, a single window of DNA contains:
- the LOC121724633 gene encoding ankyrin repeat domain-containing protein 27-like, which yields METAFVGEWCKLILVPCQGSLHVSTYTAAQFEGYVLQPSEQGYQTLDGKEVSIQDNQVTLGAGFQCTASVSILFEETFYNEKEKAYSILCIARPLEAHQRPDTSAVQTQAQYCLKNVEDVKEFLGRHAERLDKFIASFGHSFKEQERKGLRYHIDSVNALYTKCLQCLLRDSRLKVLAKQELQMTLLKQAVEMYIHHGIHEFIFNYVGSLEASQDAAFNKTMQGLQDLQQKDLGIKSEFSINIPRAKRELSQLNRCTSPLHKLLCLRKVALTIMQSPSPTVSLDAICADDLLSVILYLLVKTEIPNWMANLSYIKNFHFCNSTKEDLSYCLTSFEAAVEYISHGNLISQGLTDGNND from the exons ATGGAGACTGCGTTTGTGGGGGAGTGGTGCAAGCTG ATCCTGGTGCCATGTCAGGGAAGTCTGCATGTCAGTACATACACAGCAGCCCAGTTTGAGGGGTACGTTCTACAGCCCTCAGAGCAGGGGTACCAGACCCTCGATGGGAAG GAAGTCTCCATCCAGGACAACCAGGTGACACTGGGAGCAGGATTCCAGTGCACAGCCTCTGTGTCCATCCTCTTTGAGGAGACCTTCTACAATGAGAAGGAGAAGGCCTACAGCATCCTGTGCATTGCCCGGCCCCTGGAGGCCCACCAGAGGCCAG acaCGAGTGCTGTCCAGACACAGGCACAGTACTGTTTGAAGAATGTGGAAGACGTTAAGGAGTTTCTGGGTCGCCACGCGGAGAGGCTGGACAAGTTCATTGCCAGCTTCGGCCACAGCTTCAAGGAACAGGAGAGGAAGGGACTACGCTACCACATA GACTCGGTGAACGCGCTGTACACAAAATGCCTTCAGTGCTTGTTGAGGGACTCACGTCTG AAAGTGCTCGCCAAACAGGAGCTCCAGATGACCCTTCTGAAGCAAGCAGTGGAG ATGTACATACATCATGGTATCCATGAGTTCATCTTTAATTATGTGGGAAGTCTTGAAGCAAGTCAG GATGCTGCGTTCAACAAAACTATGCAAGGCCTGCAGGATCTGCAGCAGAAAGACCTCGGTATCAAATCTGAGTTTAG taTAAATATCCCACGAGCGAAGCGTGAGCTGAGTCAGCTCAACCGCTGCACCTCCCCTCTGCACAAACTCCTCTGCCTGAGGAAGGTGGCCCTCACCATCATGCAGTCCCCCAGccctacag TAAGCCTAGATGCCATCTGTGCAGATGATCTTCTCTCGGTCATCCTCTATCTGCTGGTGAAAACAGAAATCCCAAACTG GATGGCCAATCTGAGCTACATCAAGAACTTCCACTTCTGTAACTCCACTAAGGAGGACCTGAGCTACTGCCTGACGTCGTTTGAGGCGGCCGTGGAGTACATCAGCCATGGCAACCTCATCAGCCAGGGCCTCACGGATGGAAATAATGAttga